In one Deltaproteobacteria bacterium genomic region, the following are encoded:
- a CDS encoding electron transfer flavoprotein subunit beta/FixA family protein, producing the protein MKIIVCIKQIAHTYCRSGFDPDRHFLAPEDTLYRINPYDEAALGLALTVKEALGGGEIFLLTLGPLIAEAELRRCLALGANRIYHIDQEGVVDPWAKSSYLAQAIKDLEARLVLCGKESLDTQNGQVGAFLAHHLGRPFVSAITQLTVSPDGYSGTVQRSGGRGIRESLLCPLPAVFSVDMGAQGSLLPTYPDKKQAWSIPIQKIKIQDPMPEPRTITTEVFPPRPRPKIVPAPDCSRPAYERIEQLLMGSRIQKMGARLTGSPESQVEGIMDFLREHKFLKQPVGWVE; encoded by the coding sequence ATGAAGATCATCGTCTGCATCAAGCAAATAGCCCATACCTACTGCCGGAGCGGTTTCGATCCGGACCGGCATTTTTTGGCCCCTGAAGACACCCTCTATCGCATCAATCCTTATGACGAAGCAGCGCTGGGTTTGGCCCTAACCGTCAAAGAAGCCCTGGGAGGGGGAGAGATTTTCCTCCTGACCTTGGGACCCCTTATCGCAGAAGCCGAATTGAGACGTTGTCTGGCCCTGGGTGCCAACCGCATTTATCACATAGATCAAGAGGGGGTCGTGGATCCCTGGGCTAAATCAAGTTACCTGGCCCAGGCCATAAAAGACCTGGAGGCTCGGTTAGTTCTCTGTGGGAAAGAGTCTCTGGATACACAAAACGGCCAAGTGGGGGCCTTTCTGGCCCATCACCTGGGCCGGCCCTTTGTCTCGGCCATTACCCAACTGACGGTCTCCCCGGACGGCTATTCAGGGACCGTTCAACGGAGCGGCGGGCGGGGGATACGGGAATCCCTTCTTTGCCCTTTACCGGCGGTCTTCAGTGTCGATATGGGCGCCCAAGGTTCGCTTCTTCCCACCTATCCCGATAAAAAACAGGCCTGGTCCATACCGATTCAAAAAATAAAGATTCAGGACCCTATGCCGGAACCCCGGACAATAACTACAGAAGTTTTTCCTCCGCGACCTCGGCCTAAAATAGTCCCGGCACCGGATTGCTCCCGGCCGGCTTATGAACGGATCGAGCAGCTTCTGATGGGCAGCCGCATCCAAAAGATGGGGGCCAGGTTAACCGGAAGCCCTGAATCACAGGTGGAAGGGATCATGGATTTTTTAAGAGAGCACAAATTTTTAAAGCAACCTGTTGGGTGGGTGGAGTGA
- a CDS encoding mycofactocin-coupled SDR family oxidoreductase, producing MAKKKRQDLKDKLALITGGARNIGLAIAKELAAQGASIVLVDICRDLKTIPYALAGPNDLERAVQEISKMGVKALGLTCDIRKEVQVKAAFQQVIDRFGRLDILVNNAGVVSLYPITGLSEKAWDEVVDVCLKGTYLCCKYALHPMIKQRYGKIVNISSVAGLRGLGLGVHYCAAKHGIIGLTKALAMEAADHHINVNALCPGTTESPMLEGLASQIQHEGDPYEHFAQQHLFQDRRIPPQDIAQAVSWLVSDKSRSITGSVITVDAGWSAR from the coding sequence GTGGCGAAAAAAAAGCGACAGGATTTAAAAGACAAATTGGCCCTGATCACCGGCGGGGCCCGAAATATCGGTCTGGCCATAGCTAAAGAATTGGCGGCCCAAGGTGCTTCGATAGTCCTGGTTGATATTTGCCGGGACTTAAAAACCATCCCTTATGCCCTGGCCGGGCCGAATGATTTGGAAAGAGCCGTTCAGGAAATTTCCAAAATGGGGGTTAAGGCCCTGGGATTGACCTGCGACATCCGGAAGGAAGTCCAGGTGAAAGCTGCATTTCAACAGGTGATCGACCGATTCGGGCGTCTGGATATCCTGGTCAATAACGCCGGGGTGGTTTCCCTATATCCAATCACCGGTCTGTCTGAAAAGGCCTGGGATGAAGTCGTTGATGTCTGCCTGAAGGGGACCTATCTTTGCTGCAAGTACGCCCTGCATCCAATGATCAAACAGCGTTATGGTAAGATCGTCAATATCTCCTCCGTGGCCGGACTGCGCGGATTAGGACTGGGCGTGCACTACTGTGCCGCCAAGCACGGGATCATCGGCCTGACCAAGGCACTGGCCATGGAGGCGGCCGATCATCATATCAATGTCAATGCCTTGTGTCCGGGAACCACGGAGTCCCCTATGCTGGAGGGTCTGGCCTCCCAAATTCAACACGAGGGCGACCCCTATGAACACTTCGCCCAACAGCACCTTTTCCAGGACCGCCGGATACCCCCCCAGGATATTGCCCAGGCCGTAAGCTGGCTGGTCTCTGATAAAAGCCGGTCCATTACCGGATCGGTAATTACCGTGGATGCCGGATGGTCGGCCCGATAA
- the mftF gene encoding mycofactocin biosynthesis glycosyltransferase MftF (Members of this protein family, MftF, are glycosyltransferases, members of PF00535 (glycosyl transferase family 2). The encoding gene is found as part of the mycofactocin cassette, in Mycobacterium tuberculosis, many other Actinobacteria, and occasional members of other lineages. Mycofactocin itself, a putative redox carrier, is a heavily modified derivative of the C-terminal Val-Tyr dipeptide of the mycofactocin precursor MftA (TIGR03969).) — MVGPIIKPLAYRLRKSVHYSQRNGAPFLVLDFPLKTLRLNPFWIPLLETLSGDLFIPLEHLATLASSVPADKCEFFLNSLVEKGFLEFEGISPLSEFPFVSIIIPVRNRPEAIAACLESLLHIDYPAEKLEILVIDDNSTDRTPEVVSGFPVRLIALKEHKQASYCRNLAAREARGEILAFIDSDCLAEPLWLKELVPAFKDPNLGAVGGVVEAFSGDNGLDRYEEVKSSLKIGSWFKRSIKEDRFFYLPSCNLLVIKTHFLKLGGFREDLFVGEDVDVCWRLQDDGFPVEYRPQGTVYHQHRNSLWPFCLRRFQYGTSEPWLQRWHSRRRKQLLILPAESLFWIFLISGIIFVSWPLLGVSSGIFLLDTIIRFIALSSRRIPLGFKSLLLAGIREYLAFFYHWAAFFSRYYLFVPLLIFPFLPMISLALIGLHLLNGAVEYFIKKPRLNFFSFLFYFTLDQLAYQAGVWWGCLKNRCFHPVNPVLTFKSVFREG; from the coding sequence ATGGTCGGCCCGATAATTAAGCCCCTGGCCTACCGGCTGCGGAAATCGGTCCATTATTCTCAAAGAAACGGCGCCCCATTTTTGGTCCTGGATTTTCCTCTCAAGACCCTTCGCCTCAACCCTTTCTGGATCCCTTTGCTGGAAACCTTATCCGGAGACCTGTTCATACCCCTTGAACATTTAGCTACCCTGGCTTCCTCAGTCCCTGCGGATAAATGCGAATTTTTCCTGAACAGCCTGGTCGAAAAGGGGTTCCTGGAATTTGAAGGTATTTCTCCCCTGTCGGAATTTCCTTTTGTATCGATCATTATTCCGGTCCGGAACAGACCGGAAGCCATCGCGGCCTGCCTGGAATCCCTGCTCCATATCGATTATCCCGCAGAAAAATTAGAAATCCTGGTGATCGATGATAACTCCACGGACCGGACCCCCGAGGTAGTCTCCGGATTTCCGGTCAGATTAATAGCCTTAAAAGAACATAAACAGGCCTCTTATTGCCGCAACCTGGCCGCCCGGGAAGCCCGTGGGGAGATCCTGGCCTTTATCGATTCAGACTGTCTGGCTGAACCGCTTTGGTTAAAAGAACTGGTCCCGGCCTTTAAAGATCCGAACCTTGGTGCTGTCGGAGGGGTTGTGGAGGCCTTTTCCGGGGATAATGGATTGGATCGCTATGAAGAAGTCAAATCTTCCTTGAAGATAGGCTCCTGGTTTAAACGCTCCATCAAAGAAGACCGCTTCTTTTATCTTCCTTCCTGTAACCTCCTGGTCATAAAAACACATTTTTTAAAATTGGGCGGATTCCGAGAAGATCTCTTTGTAGGGGAAGACGTGGATGTTTGCTGGAGGCTGCAGGATGACGGATTCCCTGTCGAATACCGGCCCCAGGGCACGGTCTATCACCAACACCGCAACAGCCTGTGGCCCTTCTGCCTGCGCCGTTTTCAATATGGCACCTCCGAACCCTGGCTGCAGCGTTGGCACAGCCGGAGGAGAAAACAACTCCTCATTCTTCCTGCCGAGTCTCTTTTCTGGATATTTCTGATCTCGGGGATTATTTTTGTCTCCTGGCCTCTTCTCGGAGTCAGTAGCGGTATTTTTCTTCTGGATACCATCATCCGTTTTATTGCCTTAAGTTCCCGCCGGATTCCTCTTGGGTTTAAAAGCCTTTTGCTGGCCGGCATCAGAGAGTATCTGGCCTTTTTTTATCATTGGGCTGCCTTTTTCTCCCGTTATTATCTTTTCGTTCCCCTCCTCATCTTTCCCTTCCTGCCCATGATTTCTCTGGCCTTGATCGGCCTGCATCTTTTAAATGGCGCCGTGGAATATTTTATCAAGAAACCCCGCCTCAACTTTTTTTCCTTTCTTTTTTATTTCACCCTGGATCAACTCGCTTATCAAGCGGGGGTCTGGTGGGGATGCCTGAAAAACCGCTGTTTCCATCCGGTTAATCCGGTCCTGACCTTTAAATCTGTTTTTCGGGAAGGATAG
- a CDS encoding DUF2442 domain-containing protein, translated as MYPPVKSVKPLDGYRLLLQFGNGEDRVFDVSPYLNIGRFADLKDPSMFSSVAVKFYSIEWANHLDIDPEFLYEKSTTPKIT; from the coding sequence ATGTATCCACCGGTCAAAAGCGTAAAACCCTTGGACGGTTATCGTCTGCTGCTCCAGTTCGGGAATGGTGAAGACAGGGTCTTCGACGTTTCGCCATACCTCAATATCGGCAGATTCGCCGACCTGAAAGACCCATCCATGTTTTCCTCTGTAGCTGTCAAATTTTACAGCATAGAATGGGCAAACCATTTGGACATTGACCCGGAATTCCTGTACGAGAAAAGCACGACCCCAAAGATCACATAA
- a CDS encoding addiction module protein, with product MSLKEIETEIKKLGLKDRATLAKWIVESLDELSEAEVEALWAEEAERRLDEMERGQVTEIPAEEVLRRARAAIS from the coding sequence ATGAGCCTCAAAGAAATCGAAACCGAGATCAAGAAACTGGGTTTAAAGGACCGGGCTACGCTTGCAAAGTGGATAGTCGAAAGCCTCGACGAGTTGTCTGAAGCGGAGGTCGAGGCGTTGTGGGCTGAGGAGGCAGAGCGCCGCCTGGATGAGATGGAGCGTGGGCAAGTGACTGAAATACCAGCTGAAGAGGTGCTTCGCCGAGCGCGGGCTGCCATCTCGTGA
- a CDS encoding type II toxin-antitoxin system RelE/ParE family toxin, protein MKVITFHPDADDEITEAAQYYEVRKSGLGSDFLGEVEQGLDQISTNPEASQRIGRRARRKPLWRFPFNLIYAVYPDRIRIVACAHQKRRPFYWRKRLRAKD, encoded by the coding sequence GTGAAAGTGATTACTTTCCATCCTGATGCTGACGACGAAATCACTGAGGCGGCGCAGTACTACGAGGTGCGTAAGTCTGGCCTTGGTTCGGACTTTCTCGGAGAGGTTGAACAAGGGCTCGACCAGATTTCAACTAACCCCGAGGCTTCCCAGCGAATCGGAAGGCGAGCGAGGAGAAAGCCTTTGTGGCGATTTCCCTTCAATCTGATCTATGCTGTTTATCCAGATCGAATTCGCATCGTAGCCTGTGCTCACCAGAAACGGCGACCTTTCTATTGGCGAAAACGGTTAAGGGCAAAGGATTAG